The Anas acuta chromosome 7, bAnaAcu1.1, whole genome shotgun sequence genome has a window encoding:
- the CYP26C1 gene encoding cytochrome P450 26C1 yields MPAGLSWPAAAALALAALALLLALCRHLWALRWSLSRDRASALPLPKGSMGWPFFGETLHWLLQGSRFHSSRRERYGNVFKTHLLGRPVVRVTGAENIRKILLGEHTLVSAQWPQSTQIILGSHTLLGSIGDLHRQRRKILARVFCRTALESYLPRIQKVVSWELRGWCMEPGSIAVYSSAKTLTFRIAARILLGLRLEEKQFKDLAKTFEQLVENLFSLPLNIPFSGLRKGIKARDMLHEFMEKAIQEKLQRTNSEDHSDALDFIINSAKEHGKEFTMQELKESAIELIFAAFFTTASASTSLILLLLKHPSAIKKIRQELMSHELYPQCQCCPAGPSPDTLPTQGRDSKKQLPAVARDTHEDQSQCSGPLEEAEPSSGLSPQPPALSEPTQPQSSPQPQACHCPSDISLEKLSRLRYLDCVIKEVLRVLPPVSGGYRTALQTFELDGYQIPKGWSVMYSIRDTHETAAVYQSPPGGFDPDRFSATRPEAVSRFHYIPFGGGARSCIGKELAQAILKLLAIELVTTARWELATPAYPAMQTVPIVHPVDGLQLYFHPLRPGCSSEA; encoded by the exons ATGCCGGCGGGGCTCTCCTggcccgcggcggcggcgctggcgCTGGCGGCTCTGGCGCTGCTGCTCGCCCTGTGCAGGCACCTGTGGGCGCTGCGCTGGAGCCTCAGCAGGGACCGCGCCAGCGCCCTGCCCTTGCCCAAGGGCTCCATGGGCTGGCCCTTCTTCGGGGAGACCCTGCACTGGCTGCTCCAG GGCTCCCGCTTCCACAGCTCCCGGCGGGAGCGGTACGGCAACGTCTTCAAGACCCACCTGCTGGGCCGCCCGGTGGTGCGGGTGACGGGTGCTGAGAACATCCGCAAGATCCTGCTGGGCGAGCACACGCTGGTCAGCGCACAGTGGCCTCAGAGCACCCAGATCATCCTGGGCTCCCACACCCTGCTCGGCTCCATCGGTGACCTGCACCGCCAGCGCCGCAAG ATCCTGGCCAGAGTGTTCTGCCGCACCGCCCTGGAGAGCTACCTGCCGCGGATCCAGAAGGTTGTGAGCTGGGAGCTGCGGGGCTGGTGCATGGAGCCAGGCTCCATCGCAGTTTATTCCTCCGCTAAAACCTTAACTTTCCGCATTGCAGCTCGGATTCTGCTGGGACTCCGCCTGGAGGAAAAGCAGTTCAAGGACCTGGCCAAAACTTTTGAACAGCTGGTGGAGAACctcttctccctgcccctcaACATACCCTTCAGCGGGCTGCGCAAG GGAATCAAAGCACGGGACATGCTACATGAGTTCATGGAGAAGGCTATACAGGAAAAACTGCAGAGAACCAACTCAGAAGACCATAGTGATGCTCTGGATTTCATAATAAACAGTGCCAAGGAGCATGGCAAAGAATTCACCATGCAGGAGCTGAAG GAATCAGCCATTGAGCTcatatttgctgcttttttcacGACGGCCAGTGCCAGCACCTCTCTCATCCTCCTGCTACTAAAGCACCCCTCAGCGATCAAAAAAATCAGGCAGGAGCTGATGTCCCATGAGCTGTACCCACAGTGCcagtgctgccctgcaggaccCAGCCCGGACACCCTGCCCAcgcagggcagggacagcaaGAAGCAGCTCCCCGCCGTGGCCAGAGATACTCATGAGGACCAGAGCCAGTGCTCAGGCCCCCTggaggaggcagagcccagcagtggcctctcccctcagcccccagccctgtcaGAGCCCACACAACCCCAGAGcagtccccagccccaggcctgTCACTGCCCCTCGGACATCAGCCTGGAGAAGCTGAGCCGCCTGCGCTACCTGGACTGTGTGATCAAGGAGGTGCTGCGGGTGCTGCCCCCAGTCTCCGGAGGCTACAGGACAGCGCTGCAGACTTTCGAGCTGGAT GGCTACCAGATCCCCAAGGGCTGGAGCGTGATGTACAGCATCCGTGACACACATGAGACAGCCGCCGTCTACCAGAGCCCCCCTGGTGGCTTTGACCCTGACCGCTTCAGTGCCACCCGGCCAGAGGCCGTCAGCCGCTTCCACTACATCCCCTTCGGTGGTGGGGCACGGAGCTGCATCGGCAAGGAGCTGGCACAGGCCATCCTCAAGCTGCTGGCCATCGAGCTGGTCACCACAGCCCGTTGGGAGCTGGCCACCCCCGCCTACCCCGCCATGCAGACCGTGCCCATCGTGCACCCCGTGGATGGGCTGCAGCTCTACTTCCACCCCTTGCGGCCCGGCTGCAGCAGTGAGGCCTAA